A window of Streptomyces profundus genomic DNA:
TCAAGGAGCAGCTGCGGGCCATCCCGGACAACGGGGTCGGCTACGGGATGCTGCGGTATCTCAACCCGGAGACCGCCCGCGATCTCGACTCCACGTCGAGCCCCGCGATCGGGTTCAACTACCTGGGCCGCTTCGACGCCGGCGGGGCCGGCGAGATCGCCGACTGGGCCCCCTCACCCGAGGGTGGCGCCTACGGCGGCGACGACCCGGGGATGCCGGTGGCGCACGCCTTGGAGATCACGGCCTTCACCGAGCAGCACGCGGACGGCCCCCGGCTGACCGCGAACTGGCACTGGCCGGCGGCCCTGTTCGACGAGTCGGCCGTCGCCGAGCTGGCGGAGAGCTGGTTCCGCGCGCTGACCGCGCTGGTGAAGGACGCCGAGGGCCCGGGGGCCGGTGGGCTGACCCCGTCCGACGTGACCCTGTCCTCGCTTGACCAGGACGAGATCGACGCCCTCGAAGCAGAGCTGAACGGACTGTAGGAGACAAGCACGTGAGCAACTCGAAGATCGAGGACATCCTTCCGCTGTCACCGTTGCAGGAAGGCATGATGTTCCATGCGACGTTTGACGAAGAACTCGACGTCTACACCGTTCAGTTCGTCCTGACCATCGAGGGACCGCTGGAGCGGGACCGGCTGCGGGCCGCGGCCGAGGCGCTGCTGCGTCGGCACGCCAACCTCCGCGCCGGGTTCCGGCTGCGGCGCAACGGCGAGCCGATGCAGGTGGTGCACCGCGAGGTGGCGCTGCCCTGGACCGAGGTGGATCTCGCCACGCTGGAACCCACCGCCCGCGCCAAGGAGTTGGACCGGCTCCTCGCCGAGGACAGGTTCCGTCGGTTCGACCTCAGCCAGCCGCCGCTGATGCGGTTCACGCTGCTCGATCTCGGCGCCGACGGCCACCAGTTGGTCCTCAGCAACCACCACATCCTGCTGGACGGCTGGTCCATGCCGCTGCTGGTGGGCGAGTTGCTCGAACTCTACGGCCGGGGCGGTGACCCGGCCGGGCTGCCGCAGGTGACGCCCTACCGGGAGTATCTGAGCTGGCTCTCCCGCCAGGACCAGGCGGCCGGTGAGGCCGCCTGGCGCCAGGTGTTGGACGGGGTCACCGAGCCCACCCTGCTGGCGCCCTCGGGCGCCGGCAGGGCGGCGCGGGCCCCCGAACAGCTGTCCGTCGAGCTGCCCCACGAGCTGTACTCGCGGCTCCAGGAGACCGCGCGCGCCCGCGGCGTGACGCTGAACACCGTGCTCCAGGCCGCCTGGGCGGTGCTGCTGGGCCGGCTGACCGGCCGGGACGACGTCGTCTTCGGCGCCACCGTCGCCGGCCGCCCCCCGGAGGTGCGCGGCGTCGAGTCCATGATCGGACTCTTCATCAACACCCTGCCCGTCCGAGTCCGCCTCAACGGCGAGGAACCACTCGCCGACCTGCTCACCCGCCTCCAGGGCCAGCAGGCGGAACTCCTCCAACACCAGCACCTGCGGCTGACCGACGTGCAGGCCCTCACCGGACTGCCCGAACTCTTCGACACCCTGCTGGTCTTCGAGAACTTCCCCGTCGACGGGGACTCGCTGAGCGAGAACGCCTCGACCTCCACCCTCCAGGTGACCGGCCTCACCGGGGAGGACTCGACGCACTACCCGCTGACGCTGATGGTGATGCCGGCCAGGGAACTGACGCTGCGGATCGGGTATCGGCCGGATCTGATCCCCGAGGACGAGGCCCGCCTCCTGCCCGACCGCCTCACCCAGATCCTCACCACACTCACCGAAGCGCCCTCCACCCCCACCAGCCGGACACCCATCCTCACCACCGAGGAACACCACCGCATCATCCACGACTGGAACAACACCACCCACCCACTCCCCTACGACGACCTCCTCGACCTCTTCCACCACCACGCCACCAACACCCCCAACCACCCCGCACTCACCACCAACAACACCACCCTCACCTACCAACAACTCAACCACCAAGCCAACCAACTCGCCCACCACCTCACCACCCAAGGCACCCAACCCGGCACCCACATCGCCATCGCACTCCCCCGCACCCACCACCTCCCCACCGCACTCCTCGCCACCCTCAAAACCGGAGCCGCCTACCTCCCCATCGACCCCACCTACCCACCCGACCGCATCACCTACATGACCACCCACACCCAACCCACCCACATCATCACCACCACAGAACACACCCACCTCTTCCCCCCACACATCCCCCAAACCCACCTCGACAACCCCACCACCCAAACCACCCTCACCACCCACCCCACCACCAACCCAACCCCCACCATCCACCCCCAAACCCCCGCCTACACCATCTACACCTCAGGCTCCACCGGACGCCCCAAAGGCGTCACCATCCCCCGCCACGCACTCACCAACTTCCTCACCTCCATCCCCCACACCACCCACCCACTCACCCCCAACGACAACCTCCTCGCCGTCACCACCATCGCCTTCGACATCGCCGCCCTAGAGATCTACCTCCCCCTCACCACCGGCGCCACCCTCACCCTCGCCACCCGCAACGACACCCGCGACCCCCACCAACTCACCCACCTCATCAACACCCACCACATCACCACCCTCCAAGCCACCCCCAGCCTCTGGCACACCCTCACCACCACCCAGCCCAACGCCCTCAACCAACTCCACGCCCTCACCGGCGGCGAAGCCCTCCCCACCCACCTCGCCCACCAACTCACCCAACACACCCACACCACCCACAACCTCTACGGACCCACAGAAACCACCATCTGGTCCACCACCACCCCCATCACCCCCACCAACACACCCCCCAACGGAAAAACCCCACCCATCGGCCACCCCATCTGGAACACCCGCGTGTACATCCTCGACAACCACCTCCGACCCCAACCCCCAGGCACCCCAGGCAACCTCTACATCGCCGGCCACGGCCTCGCCCACGGCTACCACAAACGCCCCGACCTCACCGCCGAACGCTTCACCGCCGACCCCTACGGCCCACCCGGCACCCGCATGTACCACACCGGAGACCTCGCCACCTGGACCACCAACGGCACCCTCCACTACCACGGCCGCACCGACCACCAAATCAAACTCCGCGGCCACCGCATCGAACCCGCCGAAATCCAAACCGCCCTCACCACCCACCCCCACCTCACCCAAACCGCCGTCATCCTCCGGGGCGAGGACAGCGCCCACCAGTACCTGTGCGCCTATGTGGTCCCGGCCGACGGCGCCGAAGCGCCGAGCGTCGACGAACTGCGCGCGCACGCCGCGGCGGCCCTGCCCGAGTACATGGTTCCCGGCGCGTTCGTGGTCCTCGACGCGCTGCCGCTCACCCCGAACGGCAAACTCGACCGCGCCGCCCTCCCCGACCCCGAACTGGGCTCGGGGGAAGGCTCCCGACGGCCCCGGACCGCCCGCGAGGAGGCCGTGCACGGCGTCTTCGCCGAGGTGCTCCGGCTGGCCGAGGACGGCTTCGGCACCGACGAGCGCTTCTTCGACCTGGGCGGCAACTCGCTGCTCGGCAACCAGCTGATCGGCCGGGTGCGCACCACCTTCGAGGTCGAACTGCCGCTGCGCACCCTCTGGGACGCGCCCACCGTCAGCCTGCTGGCGAGCCGACTGGACGAGCTGATCGAGGACGGGCAGCACGCCAGGACCGCGCTCACCCGGGTGAAGGACCGCCCCGAGATCGTCCCGCCCTCGGTGGCCCAACGGCGGCTGTGGTTCCTGAACAAGCTGGAGGGGCCCAGCCCCACCTACAACATCTCGCTGCCGCTGCGGCTCTCCGGCGCGCTGGACCGCGCCGCCCTCGGGGCGGCGCTCCAGGACGTGGTGCGCCGCCACGAGAGCCTGCGCACCGTGATCCAGGAGGTGGACGGCGTCCCCCGACAGGTCGTCCTCGACGAGGTGCCCGACCTGACGTTGGTGGACAGCGGCCCCGACCGGCTCGACGCGGATCTCGCAGCCGCCCTGGACCACGCCTTCGACATCGCCAGCGAGATCCCGATCCGGACCGTGCTCTTCGCCACCGGCCCGTCGGAGCACCTCCTGCTGCTGCAACTGCACCACATCGCCGCTGACGGCTCGTCGGCCGCCCCGCTGAGCCGCGACCTCTCGCTCGCCTACACGGCCAGGGTCGAGGGCCGGGAGCCCGACTGGCAGCCGCTGCCGGTGCAGTACGCCGACTACACCCTCTGGCAGAACGAGCTGCTCGGCGACGCCGAGGACGAGAACAGCGTCGTCGCCGGGCAGTTGGCCTACTGGCGGCAGACGCTGGACGGCTCACCGGCCGAGCTCTACCTGCCGGCCGACCACCCGCGTCCCGACCAGCCCAGCTACCGGGGCGGCTCCGTGCCCGTCCAGCTGGACGCCGAGCTGCACGCCCGACTGCTGGAGCTGGCCCAGGCCACCAACGCCACCCCGTTCATGGTGGTGCACGCCGGTGTCGCGGCGCTGCTCTCGGCCGTGGGCGCCGGCACGGACATCCCGATCGGCACGGCGGTCGCCGGACGGAACGACGAGGCCACCGAGAACCTGGTCGGCTTCTTCATCAACACGCTGGTGCTGCGCACCGACGTCTCGGGGAACCCCAGCTTCCGCGAACTCCTCGCCCAGGTCCGCGAGACCAACCTCGGCGCCCTGGCGCACCAGGACATCCCCTTCGAGCATCTGGTGGAGGACCTCAACCCGGAGCGGTCCCTCTCCCACAACCCGCTGTTCCAGGTGATGTTGGCCTACCAGAACGTCGAGTCGGCCGAGCTGCGGATGGCCGGTGTCACCAGCTCCGCCTACCAGTCGGAGGCCCAGGTCGCCCAGTTCGACCTGTCGTTCGCGCTCAACGACCACTACGGGAGGAGCGGCGAGCCCACGGGGATCAGCGGGGTCATCGAGTTCAGCTCCGACCTGTTCGAGCGGGGAACGGTGGAGCGGCTGGCGGAGCGTCTCCACCTGCTGCTGGACCAGGTCACCCGCGACCCGGACACCACCCTGCACCGCCTCACCACCCTCACCCCCGACGAACACGAACAACTCCTCACCACCCACACCGACCAGCCGAACACCCCCCACCCCACCGCCACCCAACTCCTCGAAACCCAAGCCACCCACCACCCCCACCGCACCGCCCTCACCTACCAGAACACCCACCTCACCTTCGAAGAACTCAACCACCGAGCCAACCAACTCGCCCACTACCTCACCGCCCACGGCGCCCAACCCGACACCCTCATCACCACCGCACTCCCCCGCACCGAACAAGCCCTCATCGCCCTCTGGGCCACCCTCAAAACCGGCGCCACCTACCACCCCATCGACCCCCAAGGCCCCACCCAACGCCTCACCCACATCCTCAACGACGCCCAACCCACCCACCTCATCACCACCACCCACCACACCACCCACCTCCCCACCCCCCCAACCACCACCCACATCACCCTCGACGACCCCCACCTCCAACGCATCCTCGCCTCCCTCCCCACCACCAACCCCACCACCACCCACCACCCCCACCAACCCGCCTACCTCCTCTACACCTCAGGCTCCACCGGCCTCCCCAAAGGCGTCATCGTCACCCACCACAACCTCGCCGCCCTGATCCACAACCACCAGAGCACGCTGACCCCACAGGAGGACCGGGACACCGTCCACGTCCACGCCGCCCTCACCGCCTCCCTCACCTTCGACACCTTCTGGGACGCCATCACCTGGCAACTGGACGGCCACACCCTCCACCTCATCGACGACGACACCCGCAGGGACACGGCGGCGCTCGCGGAGTACGTCGTGGCGCACCGGATCGACATGATGGACGTCACCCCGAGCATCGCCGAGCTGCTGGTGCAGGAGGGGCTGCTCAGCAACCCCGAACACCGGCCGCGCACGCTGATGGTGGGGGGCGAGGCATCGGGAGCCGCGCTCTGGGACAGCCTGCGCGCCGCCCCCGACACCGTCTCCCACAACGCCTATGGCCCCACCGAGGCCACCGTGGACACCCTGGTGTGCCCGGTCGCCGAGCAGCCGGCGCCGAGGCTGGGACATCCGACCATCGGCACCCGCGCCTACATCCTCGACCACCTGCTCCGCCCCACACCCCCCGGCACCCCGGGCGAGCTCTACCTCGCCGGACACCAACTCGCCACCGGCTACCTCAACCGCCCCGAACTCACCGCCGACCGCTTCATCGCCGACCCCCACGGGCCAGCGGGCGAACGCATGTACCGCACCGGAGACCTCGCCCGCCGACACCACGACGGAAGCCTCGAATACCTCGGCCGCACCGACGACCAGGTCAAACTCCGCGGCTTCCGCATCGAGTTGGGCGAGATCACCGCCGCGTTGACCCGCCTCGACGGCGTCGGCCAGGCCACCGCCCTCGTCCGCGAGGACAACCCAGGACACCAACGCCTCGTCGCCTACCTCGTCCCCGAGGACCCGGCCACGCCCCCCACCACCGAGGACCTCAGGCGCGAACTGGCCACCGCCCTCCCCGACTACATGGTCCCCACCGCCTTCATCCACCTCGACGAACTGCCGTTGACCACCAACGGCAAGATCGACCAACGAGCGCTGCCCACACCCCCCACCACCAACGAGAGCGACTACCACGCCCCCCGCACCCCCCAAGAAGAAACCCTCACCGCGCTCTTCGCCGAGATCCTCAACGTCCCGCGCGTCGGCGTCGACGACAACTTCTTCCACCTCGGCGGGGACAGCATCCTCTCCATCCAGCTGGTCTCCCGGGCCCGCAAGGCCGGCCTGGTCCTCACGCCCCGGGATGTCTTCCGGGAGCGTTCGGTCGCCGCGCTGGCGCTGGTCGCCAAGCGGGAGGCGCCCAGGGCCGTCGCCGGCCCTGACGACGGCATCGGCGAGGTGCCGTTGACGCCGATCATCCGGGGGCTGAGCGAGAACGCCACCGCGATCAGCCGCTTCAGCCAGTCCGCCGTGGTCCGCACGCCCGCCGGGCTGACCAGGGCGCAACTGGCGGCCTGCCTCCAGGCGTTGGTCGACCACCACGACATGCTGCGGCTGACGCTGGACCGGGCGGCCGACGCCCCCTGGACGCTGCGCGTCAGGCCGCGCGGCGCCGTCACCGCCGACGCCCTGATCCACCGAGCCGATGTCGCCGACGCCGACGCCGAGTCGCTGCACGCCACGCTGACCTCGCTGGGCCAGGAGGCGGTCGACCGGCTCGACCCAGACGGCGGCGTGCTCCTCCAGGCCCTGTGGTGCGACGCGGGGCCCGCCCGTCAGGGCCGACTGCTGCTGGTGATCCACCATCTGGCGATCGACGGCGTGTCCTGGCGCATCCTGCTGCCCGACCTCGCCCAGGTCTGGCAGGCGGTCAGCGCCGGCCGGAAGCCGGAGCTCGACCCGGTGGGCACCTCGTTCCGCACCTGGGCCAAGGGGCTGGTCGAGGCCGCCGGGGAGCCCGCCAGGGTCGCCGAGTTGGAGGACTGGCGGCGGCGCCTGGCGACCGCCGAGCCGCTGCTGGCCAGCCGGCCGACCGACCCCACGCGGGACCTGGCGGCCACCGTGCGCTCGACGACCGTCACGGTCCCCGCCGAGCTCACCGAGGCGCTGCTCACCCGGGTGCCGGCGGCCTTCCACGCGGGCGTCAACGATGTCCTGCTCACCGCCCTGGCCGTGGCGGTGGCCCAGCACCGCCACGCGTCGGGGGACACCGCCACCGGTCTGCTGCTGGCCCTGGAGGGCCACGGCCGCGAGGAGCTGGTACCGGGCGCCGATGTGACCAGGACGGTCGGCTGGTTCACCGCCGAGCACCCGGTGCCGCTGGACGCCGGGCGGCTGGACTGGGCCGAGGTGTGGGACGGCGGGCCCGCCGTCGGCGCCGCCGTCAAGCGGGTCAAGGAGCAGCTGCGGGCCGCCGCCGACAACGGCCTCGGCCACGGCCTGCTGCGTCATCTCAACGCGGAGACCGGTCAGGCGCTGGCGGCCTTCCCCGACCCCCAGGTCGGCTTCAACTACCTGGGCCGCTGGGGCGCGGGTGGCGCCGCCAGGGGCGAGGACTGGTCGCCGGCCGGCGAGGGCGGCGAGATCGGCGGCGACGACCCGGGGATGCCGGTGGCGCAGGGTCTGGAGATCCTGGCCTCGGCGGTGGACCAGGCCGAGGGACCGGAGCTGACCTCCGACTGGCGTTGGGCCTCCGGGCTGTTCGACGAGGCGGAGATCGAGGGCCTTGCGGCGACCTGGGTGCGCGCCCTGCGCGCCCTGGTGGCGCATGTCGACCAGCCGGGCGCCGGTGGGCGCACGCCGTCCGATCTGGAGCTGGTGAAGCTGGGCCAGTCCGAGATCACCGCCCTGGAGGCGGGCGACCCCACCTCCGTCGAGGACATCCTGCCGCTGGCGCCGCTCCAGGAAGGGCTGCTCTTCCACGCCCAGTTGGAGGACGGCGACGAGGACGACGTGTACGCCACGCAGTCGGTGTTCACGCTGCACCACGCGGTGGACCGCGCGGCGCTGCGGGCGGCAGCCCTGACGGTGCTGCGTCGGCACGCCAACCTGCGGGCCGGCTTCGTGCGGTTGGGCTCGGGGCAGGCCGTGCAGGTGGTGCACCGCGAGGTGGCGCTGCCCTGGACGGACGTGGACCTCTCGGCGCTGCCCGAGGCCGAACGCGCCACGGAGCTCGACCGGCTGATCGCCGAGGACAGGTTCCGCTCCTACGATCTGACGGCGCCCCCGCTGCTGTACTTCACCCTGGTCAAGCTGGCCGCCGACCGCTGGTCGCTGATCCTCAACAACCACCACATCCTGCTGGACGGCTGGTCGACGCCGCTGCTGCTCAACGAGCTGTTCACCGCCTACCAGCGGGGCGGCGACCCGGCCGGGCTGCCGCAGGTGCCGCCCTACCGGGAGTATCTGACCTGGCTCTCCCGCCAGGAGCAGGCGGCCGGAGAGGCCGCCTGGCGCCAGGTGTTGGACGGCGTCACCGAGCCGACGCTGATCGCGCCGCCGGAGTCCAGCCGGACATCGGCCACTCCGGTGCAGTGGGAGACGCAGCTCCCCGACGAGCTGTACTCGCGGCTCCAGGAGACCGCGCGCGCCCGCGGCGTGACGCTGAACACCGTGATGCAGGCCGCCTGGGCGGTGCTGCTGGGCCGGCTGACCGGCCGGGACGACGTCGTCTTCGGCGCCACCGTCGCCGGCCGCCCCCCGGAGGTGCGCGGCGTCGAGTCCATGATCGGACTCTTCATCAACACCCTGCCCGTCCGGGTCCGCCTCAACGGCGAGGAACCACTCGCCGACCTGCTCACCCGCCTCCAGGAGCAGCAGGCGGAGCTCCTCCAACACCAGCACCTGCGACTGACCGACGTGCAGGCCCTCACCGGACTGCCCGAACTCTTCGACACCCTGCTGGTCTTCGAGAACTACCCGCTGGACGCCGACGGACTGCGCGAGGGTTCGGAGGGGCTGCGGATCGCCGACTTCGACGGCGAGGACTCGACGCACTACCCGCTGACGCTCTCCGTGACCCCGGCCAGCGGCCTCAGCGTACGGATCGGGTATCGGCCGGATCTGATCCCCGAGGACGAGGCCCGCCTCCTGCCCGACCGCCTCACCCAGATCCTCACCACACTCACCGAAGCACCCACCACCCCCACCAACCAGACCCCCATCCTCACCACCGAGGAACACCACCGCATCATCCACGACTGGAACAACACCACCCACCCACTCCCCTACGACGACCTCCTCGACCTCTTCCACCACCACGCCACCAACACCCCCAACCACCCCGCACTCACCACCAACAACACCACCCTCACCTACCAACAACTCAACCACCAAGCCAACCAACTCGCCCACCACCTCACCACCCAAGGCACCCAACCCGGCACCCACATCGCCATC
This region includes:
- a CDS encoding non-ribosomal peptide synthetase; amino-acid sequence: MSNSKIEDILPLSPLQEGMMFHATFDEELDVYTVQFVLTIEGPLERDRLRAAAEALLRRHANLRAGFRLRRNGEPMQVVHREVALPWTEVDLATLEPTARAKELDRLLAEDRFRRFDLSQPPLMRFTLLDLGADGHQLVLSNHHILLDGWSMPLLVGELLELYGRGGDPAGLPQVTPYREYLSWLSRQDQAAGEAAWRQVLDGVTEPTLLAPSGAGRAARAPEQLSVELPHELYSRLQETARARGVTLNTVLQAAWAVLLGRLTGRDDVVFGATVAGRPPEVRGVESMIGLFINTLPVRVRLNGEEPLADLLTRLQGQQAELLQHQHLRLTDVQALTGLPELFDTLLVFENFPVDGDSLSENASTSTLQVTGLTGEDSTHYPLTLMVMPARELTLRIGYRPDLIPEDEARLLPDRLTQILTTLTEAPSTPTSRTPILTTEEHHRIIHDWNNTTHPLPYDDLLDLFHHHATNTPNHPALTTNNTTLTYQQLNHQANQLAHHLTTQGTQPGTHIAIALPRTHHLPTALLATLKTGAAYLPIDPTYPPDRITYMTTHTQPTHIITTTEHTHLFPPHIPQTHLDNPTTQTTLTTHPTTNPTPTIHPQTPAYTIYTSGSTGRPKGVTIPRHALTNFLTSIPHTTHPLTPNDNLLAVTTIAFDIAALEIYLPLTTGATLTLATRNDTRDPHQLTHLINTHHITTLQATPSLWHTLTTTQPNALNQLHALTGGEALPTHLAHQLTQHTHTTHNLYGPTETTIWSTTTPITPTNTPPNGKTPPIGHPIWNTRVYILDNHLRPQPPGTPGNLYIAGHGLAHGYHKRPDLTAERFTADPYGPPGTRMYHTGDLATWTTNGTLHYHGRTDHQIKLRGHRIEPAEIQTALTTHPHLTQTAVILRGEDSAHQYLCAYVVPADGAEAPSVDELRAHAAAALPEYMVPGAFVVLDALPLTPNGKLDRAALPDPELGSGEGSRRPRTAREEAVHGVFAEVLRLAEDGFGTDERFFDLGGNSLLGNQLIGRVRTTFEVELPLRTLWDAPTVSLLASRLDELIEDGQHARTALTRVKDRPEIVPPSVAQRRLWFLNKLEGPSPTYNISLPLRLSGALDRAALGAALQDVVRRHESLRTVIQEVDGVPRQVVLDEVPDLTLVDSGPDRLDADLAAALDHAFDIASEIPIRTVLFATGPSEHLLLLQLHHIAADGSSAAPLSRDLSLAYTARVEGREPDWQPLPVQYADYTLWQNELLGDAEDENSVVAGQLAYWRQTLDGSPAELYLPADHPRPDQPSYRGGSVPVQLDAELHARLLELAQATNATPFMVVHAGVAALLSAVGAGTDIPIGTAVAGRNDEATENLVGFFINTLVLRTDVSGNPSFRELLAQVRETNLGALAHQDIPFEHLVEDLNPERSLSHNPLFQVMLAYQNVESAELRMAGVTSSAYQSEAQVAQFDLSFALNDHYGRSGEPTGISGVIEFSSDLFERGTVERLAERLHLLLDQVTRDPDTTLHRLTTLTPDEHEQLLTTHTDQPNTPHPTATQLLETQATHHPHRTALTYQNTHLTFEELNHRANQLAHYLTAHGAQPDTLITTALPRTEQALIALWATLKTGATYHPIDPQGPTQRLTHILNDAQPTHLITTTHHTTHLPTPPTTTHITLDDPHLQRILASLPTTNPTTTHHPHQPAYLLYTSGSTGLPKGVIVTHHNLAALIHNHQSTLTPQEDRDTVHVHAALTASLTFDTFWDAITWQLDGHTLHLIDDDTRRDTAALAEYVVAHRIDMMDVTPSIAELLVQEGLLSNPEHRPRTLMVGGEASGAALWDSLRAAPDTVSHNAYGPTEATVDTLVCPVAEQPAPRLGHPTIGTRAYILDHLLRPTPPGTPGELYLAGHQLATGYLNRPELTADRFIADPHGPAGERMYRTGDLARRHHDGSLEYLGRTDDQVKLRGFRIELGEITAALTRLDGVGQATALVREDNPGHQRLVAYLVPEDPATPPTTEDLRRELATALPDYMVPTAFIHLDELPLTTNGKIDQRALPTPPTTNESDYHAPRTPQEETLTALFAEILNVPRVGVDDNFFHLGGDSILSIQLVSRARKAGLVLTPRDVFRERSVAALALVAKREAPRAVAGPDDGIGEVPLTPIIRGLSENATAISRFSQSAVVRTPAGLTRAQLAACLQALVDHHDMLRLTLDRAADAPWTLRVRPRGAVTADALIHRADVADADAESLHATLTSLGQEAVDRLDPDGGVLLQALWCDAGPARQGRLLLVIHHLAIDGVSWRILLPDLAQVWQAVSAGRKPELDPVGTSFRTWAKGLVEAAGEPARVAELEDWRRRLATAEPLLASRPTDPTRDLAATVRSTTVTVPAELTEALLTRVPAAFHAGVNDVLLTALAVAVAQHRHASGDTATGLLLALEGHGREELVPGADVTRTVGWFTAEHPVPLDAGRLDWAEVWDGGPAVGAAVKRVKEQLRAAADNGLGHGLLRHLNAETGQALAAFPDPQVGFNYLGRWGAGGAARGEDWSPAGEGGEIGGDDPGMPVAQGLEILASAVDQAEGPELTSDWRWASGLFDEAEIEGLAATWVRALRALVAHVDQPGAGGRTPSDLELVKLGQSEITALEAGDPTSVEDILPLAPLQEGLLFHAQLEDGDEDDVYATQSVFTLHHAVDRAALRAAALTVLRRHANLRAGFVRLGSGQAVQVVHREVALPWTDVDLSALPEAERATELDRLIAEDRFRSYDLTAPPLLYFTLVKLAADRWSLILNNHHILLDGWSTPLLLNELFTAYQRGGDPAGLPQVPPYREYLTWLSRQEQAAGEAAWRQVLDGVTEPTLIAPPESSRTSATPVQWETQLPDELYSRLQETARARGVTLNTVMQAAWAVLLGRLTGRDDVVFGATVAGRPPEVRGVESMIGLFINTLPVRVRLNGEEPLADLLTRLQEQQAELLQHQHLRLTDVQALTGLPELFDTLLVFENYPLDADGLREGSEGLRIADFDGEDSTHYPLTLSVTPASGLSVRIGYRPDLIPEDEARLLPDRLTQILTTLTEAPTTPTNQTPILTTEEHHRIIHDWNNTTHPLPYDDLLDLFHHHATNTPNHPALTTNNTTLTYQQLNHQANQLAHHLTTQGTQPGTHIAIALPRTHHLPTALLATLKTGAAYLPIDPTYPPDRITYMTTHTQPTHIITTTEHTHLFPPHIPQTHLDNPTTQTTLTTHPTTNPTPTIHPQTPAYTIYTSGSTGRPKGVTIPRHALTNFLTSIPHTTHPLTPNDNLLAVTTIAFDIAALEIYLPLTTGATLTLATRNDTRDPHQLTHLINTHHITTLQATPSLWHTLTTTHTTTQPNPLNQLHALTGGEALPTHLAHQLTQHTHTTHNLYGPTETTIWSTTTPITPTHVTNPPIGHPIWNTRVYILDNHLRPQPPGTPGNLYIAGHGLAHGYHKRPDLTAERFTADPYGPPGTRMYHTGDLATWTTNGTLHYHGRTDHQIKLRGHRIEPAEIQTALTTHPHLTQTAVILREDEGKSPMLVAYLVPTADAELPADPDWAGHVRETLPEYMVPEAFVVLDALPLTPNGKLDRAALPEPEATVSNGRGPRTPREELLCELFAEALGLDRISIDDNFFEFGGNSISSAMLVARIRSTFSVSLPLRTLWNAPTVAQFAETLRSDQGGVEEDDPFAVLLPLRTGGSRAPLFCVHPVAGLSSAYSGLLRHVEDRPVYGLQARGLDRDEPLPADMAEMARDYVAQIRRVQPHGPYHLLGWSMGANVAHAMTVELERAGEEVGLLVYLDKLPAVAESEVVGDVPEVDEQDILDGLLNAVGVEPASLGEGPLDPARVWEVLEREGSALAGLERRHVPRIAAVTANNRRLEDTWHGAELRARVLAFVATPDPLADRHLVRHHLDAWRPFAEERVETHQVACSHGEIMRPGPMGEVGRIVAERLDRL